The sequence TGTTCATCGGCAACCACTTCGAGGACTGGAACGGCGGCATCTACATGAAGGCCATCGACCAGGTGGTCAAGAACGTGTGCACCAAGAAGGGCGTCAAGTGCGTGTCCTTCAAGGAGCTGGCCGACTGGCTCGACGCGCAGAAACCGTCGACCCTGGCCGCGCTGCGCAGCCTCGATCCGGCCCAGTCGCCGGACTGGTCGGCGGTCGTCAAGTAACCGGTCAGCACGGCTGATTCCGCTTGTGCGCCCCTCTTCACATCCGGTGTACCGGCCATGCGAAGATGCCCCTCGCCCGGTAGGTGTACCGGCGTAGAGGGGAACATCATTGAAATCCAGAAAACTGAGCCGTAGCCGGCGCCGTACGGCCATAGTGACCGCCGCTGCCGCCTCGGTGGTCGCAGGCGTGGCCCTGGTGCCGAACTGGAGCGCGGGCGCGGCGGTGACCGACGACCCGACGGTGGACGCGGCCACCAAGGCGACCTTCCAGCGACTGGCCGACGCGGTCTTCACCGACCGCACGCAGGCCCTGGTGGAAGGCGCCGGGACCAAGGAGACGCGGCGCACGTCCGGCTTCTCCGGGTCCGTGCGGCTGTCCGGCGGACAGACGCGGGAGCAGAAGTCGGCGCTGGAGGAGCTGCGCGACCGCCGCGGCCGGCTCGCCCGGCTGGGCGAGACGTACCGCGCGGGCAGCACCAAGGTCACGCTCGACGCGACGCGGGTGAAGGGCCGGCACGCGAAGGTCGCCGTCACCGAGACCACGACGCTGACGTACGGCAAGGCCGCCGGGAAGAGCCCGGAGTCGACCGGCTTCCAGGCGCACCACGAGCTGAGCTTCACGGCCGACCGGCACGGCGACTGGCGGCTCACCGGCATCCGTGACACCGACGACGGCTACCTCGCGGTGAACCAGGTCGCCAGGCCGGAGGTGGCCAAGCCGCAGGCCGAGGCCGAGGACGACGGCCCGCCGAGCGCGGCCCGCGCCGCCACCGCCTGGCCGGCCCCGGCGAACGCGAAGAACTTCTCCGCGACGGGCTACGACTACAAGGCCATGGTCGCCTACGCGCAGAAGTACTGGAACAAGTACAACCCGGACTACCCGAACTTCAACGGCCAGGGCGCCGGCGGCGACTGCACCAACTTCGTCAGCCAGGCGCTGAAGGCGGGCGGCTGGAAGCACGTGCCCGGGTACACGAACGACTTCCACAAGTGGTTCGGCAACTCCGAGATCCAGTCGGACTCCTTCGTCGGCGTGAACGAGTTCTCCTGGTTCGCGCTGTCCTCCAAGCGGGTCACCAGCCTCGCCAACGTCTACCAGCTGGACCTCGGCGACGTGCTCCAGGTGGACTTCAACCGGGACGGGTCCAAGGACCACTCGATGATCGTCACCTACCGGGACCGCCGGGGCGTGCCGTACGTGAGCTACCACTCGACCAACACCTACAACCGGTCGGTGGCCAGCCTCGTCGCCTCGTACCCGAACGCGGCGTTCTACGCCTACCGGACCTGATCCGGGCCCTGCCGCGGGCCCTGCCGCCGGCCGCCCTCCTCCTGCCCGTGCCGCGTGCGCTGCTGCGAGGAGGGCTCGGGGTGGCGGGCCCGCCAGTAGGGGTTGTCGTGCGGCAGCGCGTGCCCGACCCGGCCGTACATGCCGAAGGTCATCAGCAGCAGGCCCACGACGAAGCTGAAGTACACGTTCTGGATCTTGAACGCCAGGAAGTTGCTCGCGGTGTCCAGCAGGCCGAGGAACAGGAAGCCGTTCAGCAGGAACAGGACGCCGAGGACCATGTTCAGGGTGGACGCGAAGTTCCCGCCGACGGCCGCGCCCGCCAGCAGCAGCAGGCCGATGCAGATCGACAGCACGCTGAGCGCGCCGTTGGTGTTCAGCCCGGCGACCTGGTTGCCGCCCGTGCTGAAGAAGCCGATCTGGTCCAGCAGGCCGAGAATGCCGAAGGCGACCAGGAACGCGCCGATCAGGCCCGCGCCGGCGCGGTAGACCCGGTTCAGCCGGTGGTCCACGGGCAGGTGGTCGTCCAGCCGGGTCCGCCTGCGTTCCCGGGTGTTCCTCGTCCGCACTGCGTGTGTGGCCATGTCCGCCTCCTCGGGCGCTAGCGGAGGCCGTCCGTCCGTTCTTCACTATCCGTCCGGCTCCGCCGGCCGGCAACACGCGGCGGCCCGTGCGGCTCAGTGCCCGGCGCCGCGCTCCTCGCGGATCAGCGCCACCACCCGCGCCACGCGTCGCCGCACGGCCTCGGTCTCGCCCAGGAAGTGCCAGTAGTCCGGATGCCGCTCCGCCAGCGTGCCGGCCGCCCGCTCCAGCCGGGCCACCGCGTCGTCCAGCGGCCGGGCGTGCCGGGGGTCGGGCGTCGTACGGCCCGCCATCGCCAGCCGCTGGGCGTCCCGGATCGCGAACCGGGTCCGCTCGATCTCCTGCCGCGGGTCCTTCTGTACGGCGTTCAGCCGGGCCAGCCGGTCGCCGGCGGCCGACACCGCCTCGTCGGTGGCGTTCAGCAGTGCCCGGACGGTCGCCAGCAGCGCGGTGGCGTCCGCCCACCGCTGGGCGTCCCGCGCCGCCCGGGCCTCCGTGAGCCGCAGCTCGGCCTGCCGCACGTTCTCGGCCGTGAGCGCGGGGACCCGCTGGAGGTCCTGCCAGCAGGCGGCGGTGAACCGGCGGCGCAGCTCGCTGAGGACCGGCTCCACCTGCTCGGCCCGGGTGGTCAGCGCCTGGGCCCGGGTGCGCAGCGAGACCAGCCGGTGGTCGATCTCGGCGGCCCGCTCCGGCAGCCGCTCGGCCTCGGCCCGGATCGCGCCGGCCTCCCGCTGCACCCGCTCGGCCCGCTCCAGCGTGGCGTCCACGCCGTGCTGACCGGCGCCCTGGTTCAGCCGGGTCAGCTCCGGCGACAGGGCCGCGAGTCGCGCGGCCAGGTCGTCGGCGCGCAGGTTCCGCGCGCGGACGGCGTCCAGGGCGTCGCTCGCGGCCAGCAGCGACTGCCGGGCCCGCTCCACGGCGGGCGCGAGCCGGGCCAGCCGGGTCTCCGCCTTGTCCAGCAGCGGCCCGAGCGAGCGGCCGTACTCCTCCAGGTCCCGCCGGACGCGCAGCAGTTCGTCCCGGGCCGCGCCCAGCTCGGCGCGCGCCCGGGCGGCCGGGCCCGCCTCCAGGCCGTCCCGGTCCAGGTCGTGGGCGTCCACGGCCTGGATGTACTGCCGGCTGGCCTCGTCGACGCGCTGTCCGAGCGTCTCGAAGTCCGTGACGGCGCGGCGGGCGGCGGGGGAGTCGTCCGCCGCCGCGATGGTCTCGACCGAGATCCGCAGGTCCCGCTGGGCGGTGTCGAGTTCGTAGAAGGCCGCCGCGGCGGCGTCCTTGGCGGCCTGGGCCTCGGCGCGCTGGCTCTCCGCCCGGCCGCCGAACCAGCGCCGGGTGCCTCCGCCGGCGAACGCGGCGGCCAGCAGCGGCGCGGCCAGCACCGGCAGGCCCAAGAGGGTGAGGGCGTCCCGCACGGCACGGCGGCCGTGCCGGGTCCGGGCGGCGGACGGCGGCGGGTACGGCGGTGTCGCTGGCGTGCCCGGTGTCGCCGTCACATTCCTCTCCCGTGTGGTGGTTCGCCCTGGGTGGTGTCATTCTCCCACCCGTGGAAGACGAACACACGGGCCGGTCAGTTCGCCTCCGGCACGTGACGTTGCCGTCTGTTTGCGGTGCGGCCCGCCGGGCAATGTAGGCTGTCGACCTGTCCCGGGTGCGTAGCTCAGGGGTAGAGCGCCTGCCTTACAAGCAGGATGTCGGCGGTTCGAAACCGTCCGCGCCCACAGATCCGGCCCCTCGGAGAAGTCTCCGGGGGGCCGTTTCCGTTTGCGCCGCTTCGCGGCTATTCCTCGGCCTGCTCCTCGCGGACGTGCTTCAGCCGGGTGCGCGCGTCCATCCGGTCCGCCGCCGGGACCTCCGTCCAGAACCGGTGGGTGCTGACGAAGACCGCCAGCTCGTGCTCGCGCCGCCGCAGCTTCTCCACCTGTGCCTGCTCGTCCTCCGTCCAGCCGGGGGAGGCGGGCCGCTCCACCTTGCGCCAGCCGGTGTCGTCGCTGAAGCCGTCCATCGGCTCGACCGACCAGGGCAGCCGCTTGAGCAGGGCCGACAGCTCGGCCCGGACCTGATGCAGCTCCTCCTGACCGGCGAGGAGGTCACTGGGGAATTCATAGGTCGTAGCCACACGGCAATGATACGTGTGTTCGAATTACCGAGGCGAGCGCGGACCGGGGGTACGGGTGGGGTTTCAGCCGTACGAGTGACCGCCGGTCAGCACTCCGGCCGATCCGCCCGTCCCCGAGTGACCGGTGGTCAGTATCCCGCCGCGCGCAGCTCCCGCACCAGTCGCCGCGCCACCGGCACCGGCACGCCGTGCCGTTCGGCCGCCCTCAGCAGGGCGCCGCCGATGGCGTCCAGCTCCAGCGGGCGGCCCGCCTCGGCGTCGCGCTGCATGGACGACCTGGCCGCGGGCGGGAAGGCGTCGTACCGGGCCAGGGCCTGGTCCGGATCGGCCGGCGCACCGCAGGCGCGGCCCACGGCGGCCGTCTCGGCGACCAGCGCCTCCAGCTCGGCGCGGTGCCGGGTGCGGGCGGTGCCGAGAGGGACGCCGTAGCGGGTGGTGAGCAGCGCGAACGGGGCGAGGAACGCCATCTTGGCCCACAGCGCCGCCGTCTCGTCCCCGGCCACGCGGACGGTCGTGCCGGCTTGCCGGAGCACGGCGGCCAGCGCCTCCAGCCGGTCGCGCGGTACGTCGTTTCCGGCCAGGTCGATCTCCGTGAACGGGCTGCCGTGTTCGATCACGCCCGGCGCGACGCGGGTGGACTCCACGCGGATCACGGCCGGCGCGACCCGGTCGGGCCGGTACCGCGCGCGCAGGGCCGCCGGGTGCTCGACTCCGTTCAGCAGCGGGACGATCGGGGCGTCGCCGAGCACGGCGGGCGGGACCCGGGTGAGGGCGGCGTCGAGCGCGGTGTGCTTGACCGTGACCAGGCAGGCGTCCACCGGTACGCGCAGTGCGGTGTCCGCGTCGACGGCGGCGGTGAAGTCGCCGAACTGCGGGCTGCGGACCGTGATGCCGGTGCGGCGCAGCACACCGGCCGTCGCCTCTTGGGCCAGGCAGATCACATGATGGCCGGAACGGGACAGCAGGGCGGCGAGCAGGCCGCCGGTGCCGCCGGGACCGAGGACGGCCACGCTGGACGGATGCGTCATGGAGTTGTTCCCTTCGACGGTCGGCCCCGGGAGTCGGTGGCCGCCTTCGCGGTGATCATCGCAGGGCGCGGCGGCCGGCGCGAGACTGGGGACATGTGCCGAAGCATCAAGACGCTGCGCCCGCCCGTGCTGCCCGGTGAGGCCACGGACGAGGACATCCGCGCGGCCGCGTTGCAGTACGTCCGCAAGGTCTCGGGCTTCCGTGCCCCCGCCGCCCACAACCGCGAGGCCTTCGACACGGCGGTGGACGCCGTGGCCCGGGCCACGGCGCAACTGCTGGGAGCGCTGGAGGTACGGGGCCGGGCCGCTCCTGCAAAAAATAGGCCAGATGTTGAACTTGCAAGTACTGATTAGGTACCCCTAACCTATGGCTCGATTCGGTACCCCGTCCCCATGGCCGGCCTCCCCAGTCCCCGCCGGCCAGACACCGAAGAGGAGTCATCCCGTGTCCGCTCGTCTCAATTCCGCTCAGCCCTATGTCCTGGGGCTCTTCCGCGTCGTCGTCGGCCTGCTCTTCGCCGTGCACGGCGCCGCCTCCCTGTTCGGCGTCCTCGGCGGTGCCGCCGGCACCCACGGCGGCACCATCGCGGCCGGCACCTGGCCCGGCTGGTACGCGGCGGTGATCCAGCTCGTCGCCGGCGGCCTGGTGCTGCTCGGCCTCGGCACCCGGGGGGCCGCGCTGGTCGCCTCCGGCTCGATGGCCTACGCCTACTTCGACGTCCACCAGCAGGCCGCGCTGTGGCCGATACAGAACGGCGGCGAGCTGTCGGTGCTGTTCTGCTGGTCGTTCCTGCTGCTGGTCTTCACCGGCTCCGGCGCCTTCGGCCTGGACCGCCTCCTCGCCCGGCGCCCCGCGCCGGAGGGCGGCGCGACGGCCGAGCGGGCTCCCGTGGCCGCCTGACCGTCCTCTCCGGACAACGCGGGCGGCCGGTCACCGGTGACCGGCCGCCCGCGCACGCCGGACCGCCACCGTGAACGTCCCGTGATCGCCTCACGAACCCCCCGCGAACCTTCTGTCACACCCCCCGCGTACGCTGTACAGCCGTCAACGGGGGAATGTCGGGAGTCGTCGTGTGGGAAAGCGTGGGGTCGCTCGCGGCCGGGCCGTGGATCTATGCCGTGGTGGCCGTCTCGGTGCTGCTCGACGTGTTCCTGCCGGTCCTGCCCAGCGGAGTGCTGGTCATCACGGCCGGCACGGCGGCGGCGGCGGGTACCG comes from Streptomyces sp. SCL15-4 and encodes:
- a CDS encoding amidase domain-containing protein; the protein is MTAAAASVVAGVALVPNWSAGAAVTDDPTVDAATKATFQRLADAVFTDRTQALVEGAGTKETRRTSGFSGSVRLSGGQTREQKSALEELRDRRGRLARLGETYRAGSTKVTLDATRVKGRHAKVAVTETTTLTYGKAAGKSPESTGFQAHHELSFTADRHGDWRLTGIRDTDDGYLAVNQVARPEVAKPQAEAEDDGPPSAARAATAWPAPANAKNFSATGYDYKAMVAYAQKYWNKYNPDYPNFNGQGAGGDCTNFVSQALKAGGWKHVPGYTNDFHKWFGNSEIQSDSFVGVNEFSWFALSSKRVTSLANVYQLDLGDVLQVDFNRDGSKDHSMIVTYRDRRGVPYVSYHSTNTYNRSVASLVASYPNAAFYAYRT
- a CDS encoding DUF4383 domain-containing protein, which produces MATHAVRTRNTRERRRTRLDDHLPVDHRLNRVYRAGAGLIGAFLVAFGILGLLDQIGFFSTGGNQVAGLNTNGALSVLSICIGLLLLAGAAVGGNFASTLNMVLGVLFLLNGFLFLGLLDTASNFLAFKIQNVYFSFVVGLLLMTFGMYGRVGHALPHDNPYWRARHPEPSSQQRTRHGQEEGGRRQGPRQGPDQVR
- a CDS encoding 2-dehydropantoate 2-reductase encodes the protein MTHPSSVAVLGPGGTGGLLAALLSRSGHHVICLAQEATAGVLRRTGITVRSPQFGDFTAAVDADTALRVPVDACLVTVKHTALDAALTRVPPAVLGDAPIVPLLNGVEHPAALRARYRPDRVAPAVIRVESTRVAPGVIEHGSPFTEIDLAGNDVPRDRLEALAAVLRQAGTTVRVAGDETAALWAKMAFLAPFALLTTRYGVPLGTARTRHRAELEALVAETAAVGRACGAPADPDQALARYDAFPPAARSSMQRDAEAGRPLELDAIGGALLRAAERHGVPVPVARRLVRELRAAGY
- a CDS encoding DUF2277 domain-containing protein; protein product: MCRSIKTLRPPVLPGEATDEDIRAAALQYVRKVSGFRAPAAHNREAFDTAVDAVARATAQLLGALEVRGRAAPAKNRPDVELASTD
- a CDS encoding DoxX family protein, which codes for MSARLNSAQPYVLGLFRVVVGLLFAVHGAASLFGVLGGAAGTHGGTIAAGTWPGWYAAVIQLVAGGLVLLGLGTRGAALVASGSMAYAYFDVHQQAALWPIQNGGELSVLFCWSFLLLVFTGSGAFGLDRLLARRPAPEGGATAERAPVAA